The sequence below is a genomic window from Cicer arietinum cultivar CDC Frontier isolate Library 1 chromosome 6, Cicar.CDCFrontier_v2.0, whole genome shotgun sequence.
CCATGCCTGCCTTGTCCACTTAAACGAGTCCCAAATCCAGACAAACTCAATATCGATACCGCACCAACAACTGTGAGAATTGTTTTTGCTGCACAAGTTATAAAATACCCTAACCCTTTTCTGGAAGTTTTACCCTCACCTTCAACATGGTTTTGGTTTATTTCACTTTGACTCTTGTTAGCCTCAATCACTGTGTCGAGCGTGATTAACCCATTACGAGCAGACTTATTGACAGAAGGAATCTGTGAGAGATATTCCTTGTCAAGAGACATGGAATATGGAGGGCGTGTCTGATAAGGAGGAAGTAGTAAATCATTGTTTGATTCCACTGTTTCACTAGCAAAAGTGGAAGCTTCATGTATAACTTCCAAATCTCTACCTTTATACTCCTTGAGCTTAGTGATTAACATTTTACGACTGTTTTCAATCTCAGCCAAGGCAATTTCTCTTTCGTaacgttgttgttgttgaagaaCCTGTAAATGACACACAACAGTTAGGGTTCCCAAATTGTAAATCCTATTTAGAAATTTAGGTTAAAATTATGAATTGAAATTGCAAGAATTAGATATAAGAAGTAGATTAAGGTGAATGTGTGATGAAAGTAGAAGagataagagaaaataaaaaagaatgggAGGGTACCTGTAAGGAAGAAAGCTGAGTCTCCAAGGTTTGGAGGGCATCGGAAATGTTGAGAAGAGTATCGTGGTAGTCTTCATCTTGATATTGGTCTTCATTGGAAGGAGATTTGTGGATGCAATGAGTGGTGATTTTGAGTCTGAGTTCAGTGGCTCTGGCCAACACTAACCCTATTCCTTCCTCTTCCATCACACACAGTCTTTGTTTGTTTCTACAACTTTGTGATTCGTGTGAGTGGTTTAGTGTGTCCGCCAAACCAAAATATCTCTATTTTCTTTCTCGTTTTTTTCCTTCTTCCCTTTCCAACTAACTACACAAAATACCATTTCCTTCTCACCTGCCTCCTTTCCACCAATAATTATCTATCTAACTAGTACATACGATGTCGTATCGTCTGGTCCGTTTTCACAAAAATCACATTCTCTCTTATATTActctctaaattttattttttaaaatatcatttgcaATCAAGCTCGTATCATCTaagttaatagtataaaatgataaaatatttatatttgataaaattaaaatatttatatatttgaattataatgTTGATGACATTGAAATAATTgattgatcaaaataaatgtaatAATAAGACGAAAAAAATCAAACGTGACACTTAGTTGATTGAGATAAGTacgaacaaaaattaatttatatgaaaatcatttaaataaaaggaaatagaaagattaaaaaaaaatgtaaagagGTGATTTAAGACCATACTATGACGAAGAAGATGGAGGCAAAAGAAAGGCTGGAAGGAATTGACAGTTAAACTTAATTTTCTTGTTTCGGTTATTTTGTTTGGTCTAATTGTGACTCATTTATCTATAAATTATGTtacatttcattatttttatatactagacgttaatttgacataaaatattatttaagtcaCTTAATGTTACAATTTATTACTATCATAGAGGTCCATCATTagtatttttatatgaaaatttaattatttataatttttctttatttaaattttaaaaatggagTTATTTGAAAAAGACTGTAAAAATGAGATTCTTTAGTTGAATTTAACTATCCTTCATAATTAGTTTTCTTTATTTATCCTTCTTAGTCAATTAATTGAATGATATAACTAATCGGTTATTGAGTTTTTAGTCTAAATTTGATATAGTAATTTTATGGACACCTAAACTCATATTGATATActtgattttcatttttatatgtAACAGAAACTCATATGGCTTGACatgtttatttataatatatataccaATATATTTTTAGCATATTTCTTTGAATGACTAAGTTACAAACACCAATTGGTATGAAATTTTCTAGAATGATATGAAAGTTTtgataaattgaaattttcgaattttttgaaatttttaaaattgaattattttaaaaatttgaaatttttgaacaTTACGTTTCGAAAggttcaaattcatcaagacttttgaaagttttgataaTTTATGGAAAAACACACGTATAAAACTCTATCATATAATGTCAACTCAAGGAGGTGTTTAGATATATTTAAGCTTAAATACAGTTTTGTCCCCTTCGTTCTTGCTCTTGTTCTTGTTTTAGTGTCGTTCTTGTTCTTCACTTTTGTCAACTCAAATTTTAGTGTCGTTCTTGTTCTTCAATTTTGTGACTTCGTTCTTCTTAgtgtttagatatattttagcTTAAATACAGTTTGTAGTGTTTTGTTTTAGGGTTCATAactttgatttaacaaattttaggttttttttctttattttttttaagtgttttgttttatttttaagacctataaaagtattataataatattacttatttattaattaataaaattgtaaattaaatatgacaTGGATGACACATGAACCTCATTAATTGTCACGtcatcaaattcaaaaatcaaGAATAGAGTTGGACAAAAtgtcataattttaaaaaatagaagattAAAATTGCGAATAAAAAACTAATGAGACCAAAACTGCAGATTTagtaaaataaggggaccaaatctgtatttaaactatatatttaaataaataattcattatgATGACTTGTTTTTTCATTCtatgttttcaaaaaaattcgaAATTGGAGAAAAAGAAACTACAATTTATTATATGACATGTTTATTAATACCAAAGAGTggtaaataagattttatatataagatatttgaaaaataaaaaataaaatgaagaaaactCTAAACAAACTCTTTACGAGCGGATTAAATACACGTAAGATAAAAAGGAATAGAAAATTAATGAATTGGGAAGGCAccaaattattcttttatttaatctTGTAAACGACCAATCGTCATACAttaatttagatattattttttgttagggAGTAAATTGGGCTAGGATCCACATTATTAAGGACTAAGAATCTTTACTCTTGAAAACAATGAAGCTCAAACAAGTATTTAGTGGGGGCTGCTTCAATCCACACAAAATTTAAGTTTTGTGATCACTAGCAGCAAGTTCTTGTACAACTTTATTTCCATTTCGTTTTGACTTACTTTAAGGAACATGAATAAAAATGCAAACCAAGTCCTCAACATTTATCCCATATAAGTGTTctgaagttttttattttattttattatcaaatcCAATGTTTTTGTTTGTCCCGAAAATTTGAACGCTTTTAGGGCATTGCCCTTGATTTCAATAACAATGAGGCCTCTAATACTGAGAGATGCAGTTGTATATCGTGACCATGTTCAAGCAATAAAATCTGGTTTTGCATCATGCATTTTCACTTCTAATAAACTCATTCGCCTTTATTCTAATCATGGTCTTTTACAAGATGCCCACAAACTGTTCGACGAAATGCCACATCCAAATGTATTCTCTTGGAATGCCCTAATTATGGCTTACATTAAAGCACACAACTTGACACGGGCTAGAGTCCTTTTTGACTCTGCCTCTCACATAGATGTGGTTTCTTATAATACCATGTTGTCGGCTTATGTTGGTGCTGACGGATACGAGACTGAGGCACTCGATTTGTTTGCTAGAATGCAATCTGCACGTGACACAATAGGGATTGATGATTTCACTCTCACAACCATGCTTAACCTTACTGCCAAGCTACGTGTAGTGTGTTATGGGAGACAGATACATTCGTATATGGTGAAAACTGCAAATGATTTAAGCAAATTTGCATCGAGCGCTCTCATCAACATGTACTCTAAATGTGGTTTCTTTCGCGAAGCATGCAATGTGCTTAGTGGTTTTGATGGTGTGGTGGACTTAGTTTCCAAGAATGCAATGGCTGCTGCTTGTTGTAGGGAAGGAAAAATGGACATGGCTTTGAATGTCTTTCAGAAAAATCATGAATTGAATGATACAGTGTCTTGGAATACGTTGATTGCTGGATATGCTCAGAATGGCTATATGGATAAAGCACTGGCCTTGTTTGTTGAGATGACTGAAAGAGGTGTTGGGTATGATGAACATACTTTAGCAAGTGTTTTAAGTGCCTGCTCTGGCCTAAAGTATTTGAAACTGGGCAAGTGTGTCCATGCGTGGGCGTTGAAAAATAATCGGAGTTCAAATCAATTCATTAGCAGCGGCATCGTAGACTTGTACTGTAAGTGTGGGAATATTAGGTATGCAGAGTCGGTGTATGCAGGAATTGGGATCAAAAGCCAATTTGCAGTTGCTTCATTGATTGTAGGCTATTCATCTCAAGGCAACATGACGAAAGCCCGAATGCTTTTTGATTCACTATCGGAAAGGAACTCTGTTGTCTGGACAACTCTATGTTCTGGCTATGCAAAATTGCCACAATGTGAGGAAGTCTTCAAACTTTTCAGAGAGTTTATAAATGCAGAAGCACTAATTCCTGATGCAATGATCATCATAATTGTGCTTGGTGCCTGTGCAACACAAGCCGCCCTTTGTTTGGGAAAGCAGATTCATACTTACATCTTGAGAATGGGACTTAATATGGATAAAAAATTGCTGAGTGCTATGGTTGACATGTACTCAAAATGTGGTAATATCATGTATGCTGAGAAAAGCTTCCAACTAATGGTTGATAAGGATAGAGATGCAATCTTATATAATGTCATGATAGCTGGTTATGCTCATCATGGCTTTGAAAATAAAGCTTTTCAGCTTTTTCAGGACATGTTGAAGAAAAGTGTCAAGCCAGACGCAGTCACTTTTGTAGCACTTCTATCTGCTTGTCGGCATCGTGGACTAGTAGAACAAGGagagaatatttttatttctatgaaAGAAGATTACAACGTGTTGCCCGAGATATACCACTATGCATGTATGGTTGATATGTATGGAAGGGCTAATCAACTAGAGAAGGCAGTAGAATTCATGAGGAAGATTCCCATACAGATAGATGCTACAATTTGGGGAGCATTCCTTAATGCTTGCCAGATAAACAACAATACATCACTTGTCGATGAGGCAGAAGAGAAACTATTAAAAGTTGAGTCTGATAATGGGTCTCGGTATGTGCAATTGGCCAATGTCTATGCTGCTGACGGGAAATGGGTTGAGATGGGAAGAATAAGGAAGAAAATGAGAGTGAAGGAGGCAAAAAAGCTTGCTGGTTGCAGTTGGATATATGTGAAAAATGGTATTCATGCATTTACTTCTGGTGATTCATCTCATGCAAAAGCAGATTCAATATATTCAACTTTGTTGTGCTTGAATGGCACAGAACTGAAGCAACTTCATGAAATTCGGGGGGATGTTCTTGTAGATGTATTTTGATACTCAACTAGCCAACGATActaaacatttttaaattaaaaattattgttccATTTGGGAATCATAAGATCACCATTATAAGCAGCATGCTTATAGAAACCATTGCAGTAACGAATTGAATATGTTGTCCATCGGTGTTTTAGTACTACAAGGAAAATGATTAGATGGCTTCACTTTTTCATGAACTCGCAAAGGGAAAAGAGGTAATAAAGTTTTGACAATCAGAAACTCCTAAATCTTTAATTCAACCTAAACGTAGACACGGAAGCAATGATGATAATCTGCCACGTAGCTGCCATGTCTTCCTTATTATTAGCTACTGTTATTGTAGGAATGAATAATTTAACCTACACATTATTATGCAGTATTACTGTCTTCTGATATAGATATGTTGGCAAATGTTGTAAACAGTGACCCAGAACAGTAAGTTGATAATTTGACCATCAGGAGGCTTGCAAACTTTTATGAATCTGCATATGGACAAGTTTCCTTATTCCTTCCGTAGTGAAGGTTTGTTCGATTAGCTCTGTGAAGGCACTGATATTCAAGTCCGAAAAGGTGTTCTACAACGTCTTATATTTGGTGACATATGTAACACGAAGAAGGTCTAACGCTCAGTTATTACGAATTTATGAAAGTTTGTGGCTATCCACCTTTAAGCCAGTTGGTGTTATGTTACTCTAAGTGATTTTGAGCAAGCAAGTGACAACATAGGAGCATGCCCTGAATTCTTACTGTTAGGTTTGTTTACAAGCACGTGAGCAGCAAGGAGAAAGTCAGCTCCTTAATTCCTGGTTGTAAAACATTCTACAGGTATAAAGTTCATACCACCAACACTGTCAAGCCATGAAATTCTTCATCTTTACATGTTTCTGAAGGACTTGTGAAAAATACATGGGCCTGTGGAgatattttttgatacatatgCTTGTTACATTTGTCATTAGTTAATCATTTAGTACTTGCTTTTTTAATCAGTTGATAACTTCATGCCtaatgtgatttattttaagaaaagttTGAGATgccataaaaaaaaagtttgagaaATTTCAGCATTAGCtgattctgtttttttttttcctcttcacAATTCTGCCTTATTACATTCTCATGATGTATGACCAAAACGACACAAGAATGTGCATCTTAGTATTACTGGGTGGTAATGCAGATTTCCGCTGAGCAGACGCACAGTAAAACAGTGTTTAAAATTGATCAATTGGCCAAAATAGATGTTAAGGCATAGAATATACATCCATTAAGTGAAAAACAATTGGTAGTTTCTTTTTCCACCGCCCTATGTTCTCAAAAGCCTCCAAAATACACCTCCGGATTAGCCAATGTGGATGTGTTTTTTGTCAATATACACCTTCGGATTGGCCAATCCGGAGAGCATTGGGGGGTGGGAGAAGAAACTCTCAAAACAATTTAGCAATAGTAAAATACTTAAATCTAAGCTCCTAAAATTTAATAAGAGTAATGAAGTCCAGGCTCCCAAATTTTCCAAATTGTTGCTTGCTATCCTTTGTAACATAAGACTTTGCTCCCTGCCCTCACCTAAAGTGTTGCCATtctgtttttaatattttcatagaTACAAGGCAGACAATTATTATTCACCAGTTATACTTTGAGGCAGAAACATTTCCTTCTTGCACATTACACCGGTGCTTACCATCAAATATAAGTCTAGTATAGATATAGCTAGACAGACACTTATGCTATCCACACAAATTCATGTATTGTACCAAGGCATGCCATTACCAAGCTAATTCCTTTGAAAGCAGGTAATGGAAAGTGAAGTCATGAGGGGTTAATTCAATTCCTTTCCAGCTTGTCTTTGATTGAAACTCTTGGATGTTCTTCCTTTGAGACTCAGGTAGATAAGGCTTAACCATCTCCACCAAATCAGATGTTCCTAGACATGAACTTTTTGCAAAGGAATCAACTATCTTTgggataattattttatgttccTTGGTTATAGAGATGTTGGACTGAATGTACTCTTCTTTTGCAGATTGTAGCTCCTCCAAGACTCTCTTGGATGTGTACAGACGTACCTGAGAAAGTTGCAATCAAGTGCAGCTGAGTTTCGATGAAAGCTTCTAAAGTAAGATGATTTCTTTAGGCCAGAGGATTTGGAAAGTTACATATAGGTCAAGTACAAGTTACATTTGTTACAACCTCAACCTAAGAAAGATGTAATTATATAAATGCAAGAATCAATTGAAaagtttcttttctttaattCATTATATTCAGACAATGTTTTAACTTGGTATCTACttatttgaaaatgatttttgttttggttGCCAAATACCAAGAGAAGAGGGAAACAACGAAATGAATGTTTATATTATACATGTCCTTCTATATAGAcaaattcacaaaaaataacAGAAGGACCAGAAGTCTACCGCAGGATCAGAATGGCTTCCTGTGCTAAGAGCAAAGAATAATAAAGGTTCTGGATGACGTATAGCATATCCTTTTCTTGCGTCTCCGACCTTTGGTTTTGTCTTAGAAGGAAACCACAGTCGCATCCACTGGGAGGAAAAGAAAGGTGCATGAGCAACATGATTTGATATCAGCTAAACTATATTTTTGCTATACCAAATTTAATATACACTTTTAGTACAAGTTTCTGGAATTCATATTTACTTGTCCTGGACGAGGCAATCTGCATCCTAGAATGAAGTTCTGTATCATTTCTACACTTACAGTATGACCTCCAATGTCATATGCAGCCTGAAATACCCACTAGCTTGTTTTAGTAAAAATTAATTCCTGTTAAttattttgagttttatgaGTGACCAACTTACTTTAAGTACTGAAGACATTCTTTTGACATTGTTGGCTGAAATTCCATATACTAACATGGCCTGTGGAGCACAGACAACAAGTTGGTAGAAATGGTTCGtgaattttgagaaataacTTGCATGAGAAAAATCAAGATagagattttgaaaatttacatGCATTACTAAGGCATTGTGCACATTAATCCAAAAAGCTAGCTTTTCTTTGTGTTTCATATTTCTAGGATTAATTTGTTCCAGTCGAGAAACAAGTGACCTGCAAGAACATAGGGTATGAAGTTGTTTCATCTCTCAAAATCAAGAAAGAATCAAACCAAAAAGCATAGGGTCCAATCTTGGAATACTGTAACTGCACACATCTTGCATTATACTATCATTGATAACTTCTATTTTGCAGTAAAGCTATAATGTGTTTGGAAAGACAACCCGtaaatttgaattaaacaaCATGGTGAAAAAGAGTAAGCATTATAAGGCTCACCTAAATCTGCGTAGCATATActcaatttcttttaatttctgATTATCTGTGCATAATTTCTGGATCCTTATCATTGAACAGTAAGGTCCACTAAATTTTTTTGACCCTTTGACATGCAAAGGGTTAGTAGAGTTTAAATTGAATAATGAATGCTTCTTCCAATGTGATCCCCATTTACTCCCCTGGATCTTTGAAGATACCTCATAACCAGGTGATGAGAATGGAATAGGGGATGAAGCATCTTTATGACAAGGAAAAGGTGACTCTGTAAGTTCACAATATATCGCTGATATGCATTTGATCATCTCCTCAGAAAGCCAATTTGGTGTCTCTGGAACATTATCAATGTAGCTATTCCCAAGTTGTTCTGCCAGGCTAGTTGAGATGGATTTAGCACACTGAGCTTGCTggtgaaataaaattttgaagcCAAATATTAGAGATCTGCAAATGAAATATAAGGATGTAACAGGTTCTCTtctgtattttatttattttttagttgtacTTACCTCTAGCATGGATAATGGTAAAGAATGGTAAGACTCTGCTGCTTTGGTCTTAATGTTCTCAGGAGAAGCTTCAATTGAGCAAGCTGTCTGTTGAGATAATGCAGAGTAACACCGATGAATACCAGAATCTAAAACAGATTCTGGTTCTAAATGGTTCCTGCATTCCTTGAGTTGAAAACCACCTAAGTTACTACTTAAGCGTGGAACTGAAATTTCTTTTTCAGAGATAGCACCACTGACAGGTACTACAGAAGTTCCTTTGTTAACGCGTGAAGCTAATTCCAATCTTCTTTCTTTGGTTGATAGAAATGAAATGTGTTCATCAAATCTCTTTCGATACAAAGAGAGCAGATATTGTTCCAAATACATGACTTCTAATTCTAATATTCCAATTTCCTTAATCAGATCCTTTGCGGCCTAAAATTTAGAGAGATATATAATTGATAGTCAGAAGCAAGACCCtgtaaactttttaaaataatagagaaAAGTTGTAGTTCCATGTTTAGCATAACAAACACACAAATATTCACTTCTATGAGCTGAAAGTCATCATTATTATATGAGAAGACCAAAATcttggaaaataaataaaagaaaaatgctCATATATATCATGTATGTAGTGCTCAGAAATATGCAGCAAGAAGGGTAAAGCACTATAAGAAATAGTATAGAGCGAGCAATACCACTTTAGATTGATAAGAAGCTTCACCGATGTTCACATATTCATCTTCCATTACTCCCCTTTCCATTGTTTCACTGCCAAACAGTTACAAAATGTCAATAAAAAGAAGTTGAGACatataaaacattattaaataaAGTTAACATTGATCCTGTTAGGCTGCAAAACTAATACAAAGAACTTCTTCAAAGGATCACTTTTAGTCATGAAACTAGTATGAAAACTGAACcttgtttttttaaaactactGATCATATGTATTTCAGGAACGTCGCATCCAGtataaaaaactattatatGAATCAGACACAAACACTggaaaataaaacacaaaattttcaatatagTATTTGAGTTATGTCGACGGAAACCTGTTGGAGCACTCGTGACTCGAAATTATTGAAACCGGTGTTTCCTTGAACTTGAATTGCTTGAAATCAGATTGGTGCCACTTTGTTTCATGCATGTTAGAGTCAGATTTGGCTTAAATTATGTCCATGAATACACCAAAACTACATTAAATGTGACCAGATATTGACAAGTTTGTTTAACAGTGATAATGTCAAAACTGGAAGATACAtccaaaatacattaatttaaaGCAATACCTGTGCTTTACAAGCAGGAGAATCTCCTCTATGATGAAATGAGACTTCTCACACAGACAAGTTATTTGGAAAGCAGAAAGTTTTGTGGTTGAAAACCCAAATTAGCATCACTCAGTTATATCAACTCCAAACTCATAAATACACTGTCCCTTTTTATTTGCGTCAGTAAATGTTATTTTCAACCATAATGGTTACCAAGAAAAGATGATTACATGAAGGTATGTTTGTTTTGTACTGCTGTTGACAATCTATGAAGTTCTTGAGACTTTTTTTGCTTTGACTAGTTTCAACCCACCCCTTTTGAGGTCTTTGGTAAAGTTATGCTTTTTGCATTTCTTTAAAACAAGAAAAATCATATCATAgccttttttttatgaaaaaaatttagggTGAGGGATGGTGGTTCAGTCTAATAAGAATCATcgaacaattacaaaataattttcatttatctCTGTCCAACGACAACAGCGGagataaaaaaattgacttcaaatataagttttttttttttcaattttcaatctatcaaatgtattaattattttgagattgATTTATATGCAAaagaaatgtaattttttatacataCAATCAAATCACATTATAACGTAAATTTATTATGTCAGTCTCTAAAATatccttataaatatttgtaattttgtacAATGACATTGGATGTATGTATAAATAATTGTACATTGATGTTGATGTACGtactaattaaattattatttttttaaaaaaaggaacATTTGTAATTATCAAATTGCGCTTATAATTAGGGCGgtatttcaaataaaaacatGGGAATTAAAAAAGAAGGAAAGGACAAAAAAAAGAACATGAAGTCTAACTGAGATATATTCACGGCACTATGGCAGATTATGCAAtcaataataatgtaaatatATAACATGCATGTTTAATAAAGGCACGCCAACTTTTGAAGTCTTTATGTTGGTGGCCATTTTTTTGCATTGCATTAAAAGAAGCAAACCAGCTtggttttttaatttgttttcttttatctttttataacaattttcaaaagttgAGACATTTACCTTTTAGAATGAAACAAAGTGACAAAATATACAGAGTGGTGATTAACAGTTTGTTGGAGAATGGACCTTAATAATTCATACACTTCCATCCACTCGTGCACTTgatttctttgaattgccataacATATGAACAAACTCCTAGGCAATGCATTTCTCAAATAATTTACTATGCTTTGGTTTAAATTGGTCAAAGTGAAGtcattttttccttcttttaccCTCATATTCATTAAAGTCTAGAATATGGTTTTAACAAGTTTATCTCTTTATGTCATTGTAGAACACTCAtacaaaataatcaaatttaccTACTAATTAGCTTTACCACCaacttttagaaagaaaaaaaaaacttaggtTTCATGCACCCATCAATATTTAGGCTAGTCAGTAACATGCAGTGTAAAGAATTAtaatatacaataaataaatatataaacaagtAAACAACAATCAAAGATAAATCAAAACTTCAATAGTCCAAAACTAGTGGTAAAAATACAAACATTGAATTTTGGGTGGTAGATTCAATTTCGTTAGTGCAATTAGAGGagaaaaatgtaaattaatttttttacattattgaCGCATGTAAATTAATTGTCACAGACAACATTCACATATTTATTGTGTCTAacttaaaattcaaacaaacaaatGTCGGTAATTTATTGATagtataaaaagttttataccAAAAAATATCAAAGTCATTCTCAATTGTTATTTATGtaaattattgtaaaaatatattgtagTAATTTTGTGTGTGCCAAGTATTATACCCTAAAGCATGACCCCTCCACTAGATAATGGTAACAACATATCCGAGGAAGATTGAATTGAAgatgaaaaaatagagaatggaaTAAAAAGGCAAGACGCACTTAAAAAGAAAAGTGAGCCTCAAAAGGGCTGAAAGTTTATTGTCAAAGGAAGATGTTTTGATATGAAATGACTGGTATTGGTGGCTTGTCTCTTTTAATTATCTAATTTCATAGAGAAATTTGGATACAACCAATCTTTGCATTGTCAAAAAAGGACCCTGTCTTTTGTCATTTGATAGGGAAGAGCATCAAATATTGTCTCTATgtagttacaaaaaaaaaaaagagacaaTGTACACATTTATATGTCTGCCTAACTAATATGTacaaataacaattaattattaataattaataaatataataattaattattaatattgactattttaaaaaataaatttttttgtattcTGCAAATCATACTTTATtgtttcaaaaattatattttgaagtttCAATAAATCATATTCATAGTGCACATACATTAGAATGTAGGAATAGATGATCTGCGGCAAGATTCagtttcatatttatatatattaatataaacatgagtaaataataaattcaaaaggCTGAATATATTTTGGAGACAAGTACATacaatattcaaatataaattaaaaattaaaaattaaaaattggagaaaagaaagaaaacaaaaagctTAATtgcatttcttatttttatattctatCACATTCACAAAAATAGactcctattttaaaatcaaactcTAAGTCCCTTTTTTCACATTTGTTGTAGTTTTGGTttcaaattagagttttaaccTAAAATTAGTGATTTTTAGCTTAAACAACGGTTACTCATAGCTCCATTGTAAATTTGAAGAACATATAAAACTGTTAGgacaaaaaaatcatcattctttagactaaaaattgttattttcatAGTAAAGATTATACTTTTGGATCAAAACTACAAAGAAATGTGAAAAGAGAATGACCAATGAACTATTTTcatgaatatgttaaaatagaGGATCAAAAGCgcaattaaatcaaaaaattattaatcaaagtgacattgatgataatttaatattaataaaatatgttaaatattaatataaaattgtatTCATGAAGaaaattgttaattataatatgtgtaagatattatttatatataaacaaattaacTATTACAACCAATTTTCAACTCATCTAACTAATTTTCATGTAAAATATACTAATTCTACCAAATATCTCTttgaagaattttaaattttaaatttaatttgtatgcagtataaaatattttatattattaatatattacaatTATTGGTATATATTACTTTAaagataat
It includes:
- the LOC101501098 gene encoding putative pentatricopeptide repeat-containing protein At3g18840 codes for the protein MRPLILRDAVVYRDHVQAIKSGFASCIFTSNKLIRLYSNHGLLQDAHKLFDEMPHPNVFSWNALIMAYIKAHNLTRARVLFDSASHIDVVSYNTMLSAYVGADGYETEALDLFARMQSARDTIGIDDFTLTTMLNLTAKLRVVCYGRQIHSYMVKTANDLSKFASSALINMYSKCGFFREACNVLSGFDGVVDLVSKNAMAAACCREGKMDMALNVFQKNHELNDTVSWNTLIAGYAQNGYMDKALALFVEMTERGVGYDEHTLASVLSACSGLKYLKLGKCVHAWALKNNRSSNQFISSGIVDLYCKCGNIRYAESVYAGIGIKSQFAVASLIVGYSSQGNMTKARMLFDSLSERNSVVWTTLCSGYAKLPQCEEVFKLFREFINAEALIPDAMIIIIVLGACATQAALCLGKQIHTYILRMGLNMDKKLLSAMVDMYSKCGNIMYAEKSFQLMVDKDRDAILYNVMIAGYAHHGFENKAFQLFQDMLKKSVKPDAVTFVALLSACRHRGLVEQGENIFISMKEDYNVLPEIYHYACMVDMYGRANQLEKAVEFMRKIPIQIDATIWGAFLNACQINNNTSLVDEAEEKLLKVESDNGSRYVQLANVYAADGKWVEMGRIRKKMRVKEAKKLAGCSWIYVKNGIHAFTSGDSSHAKADSIYSTLLCLNGTELKQLHEIRGDVLVDVF